The Fundulus heteroclitus isolate FHET01 chromosome 13, MU-UCD_Fhet_4.1, whole genome shotgun sequence genome contains a region encoding:
- the LOC118565541 gene encoding gastrula zinc finger protein XlCGF8.2DB-like, which yields MVNKNVDTRRKVQTGLKHSCEDCDKILIGKSALNKHMRIHTGEKPFCCELCGHRFSQKSTLNTHMRIHTGEKSFCCELCGHRFSQKSTLNRHMRIHTGEKSFCCELCGQRFSQKSHLNTHMRIHTGEKSFCCELCGQRFSQKSHLNTHMRIHTEEKPFCCDLCGHRFSRKSHLNTHMRIHTGEKSFCCELCGQRFSQKSHLNTHMRIHTEEKPFCCDLCGHRFSHKSTLNTHMRIHTGEKSFCCELCGHRFSRKSHLNTHMRIHTGEKPFCCDLCGHRFSRKSHLNKHMRIHTGEKPFCCDLCGQRFSQKSHLNKHMRIHTG from the coding sequence atgGTAAACAAAAATGTGGACACAAGAAGAAAAGTCCAGACAGGACTGAAGCATAGCTGTGAAGACTGTGATAAAATACTGATtggaaaatcagctttaaacaaacacatgagaatccacacaggagagaagcctttctgctgtgaactatgtggacatagatttagccaaaaatctactttaaacacacacatgagaatccacacaggagagaaatctttctgctgtgaactatgtggacatagatttagccaaaaatcaactttaaacagacacatgagaatccacacaggagagaaatctttctgctgtgaactatgtggacaaagatttagccaaaaatcacatttaaacacacacatgagaatccacacaggagagaaatctttctgctgtgaactatgtggacaaagatttagccaaaaatcacatttaaacacacacatgagaatccacacagaagagaagcctttctgctgtgatctatgtggacatagatttagccgaaaatcacatttaaacacacacatgagaatccacacaggagagaaatctttctgctgtgaactatgtggacaaagatttagccaaaaatcacatttaaacacacacatgagaatccacacagaagagaagcctttctgctgtgatctatgtggacatagatttagccataaatcaactttaaacacacacatgagaatccacacaggagagaaatctttctgctgtgaactatgtggacatagatttagccgaaaatcacatttaaacacacacatgagaatccacacaggagagaagcctttctgctgtgatctatgtggacatagatttagccgaaaatcacatttaaacaaacacatgagaatccacacaggagagaagcctttctgctgtgatctatgtggacaaagatttagccaaaaatcacatttaaacaaacacatgagaatccacacagga